A single window of Lysobacter oculi DNA harbors:
- a CDS encoding DNA polymerase Y family protein — protein MTCSIGIAPNKFLAKTASDMNKPDGLTVIEQADLPHALHGLELRDLCGIGASMEQRLLAAGIDSMERLCATSREHLRTAWGSVEGERFWMQLRGLELPERVREYPASVGHSHVLGPQLRNFEGMRTVLFKLLAKAAMRLRHGDLLAAGLSLRIRFVGMERRFERDLGFAPLDDTPSLLGMLSGMLAPLAKARTSGRWQEGRHPPLSVAVTLTGLSHGDHRSGELMPARAKHRRLSRLLDEINGKHGNYALYFGGMHVAVEKDAAPMRIPFQHVPDTRLEGDRWEQRSRTKPVTGPRSSEESVDPLYLQRENQFKVLAESHHRRKQEAKASGSAYRSAGTGGWNRTSHAAEATPKPGETLSLF, from the coding sequence ATGAACAAGCCGGACGGCCTGACCGTCATCGAACAAGCCGATCTGCCGCATGCCCTGCACGGTCTGGAATTGCGCGACCTGTGCGGAATCGGCGCCTCGATGGAGCAACGGCTGCTGGCCGCCGGCATCGACAGCATGGAACGCCTGTGCGCCACCAGCCGCGAGCATCTGCGCACGGCCTGGGGCAGCGTGGAGGGCGAACGTTTCTGGATGCAGCTGCGCGGCCTTGAACTGCCTGAGCGCGTCCGTGAATACCCGGCTTCGGTCGGGCATTCGCATGTGCTCGGCCCGCAATTGAGGAATTTCGAAGGGATGCGGACCGTGCTGTTCAAGCTGCTGGCCAAGGCGGCGATGCGGCTCCGGCATGGCGATCTGCTGGCTGCCGGGCTGAGCCTGCGGATCCGCTTCGTCGGCATGGAGCGTCGCTTCGAACGCGACCTCGGTTTCGCCCCGCTGGATGACACCCCCAGCCTGCTTGGCATGCTTTCCGGGATGCTCGCCCCCTTGGCCAAGGCCCGCACGTCCGGCCGATGGCAGGAAGGACGCCACCCGCCTCTTTCGGTCGCGGTCACCCTGACCGGCTTGAGCCATGGCGACCACCGCTCGGGCGAACTCATGCCCGCCCGGGCCAAACATCGCCGCCTGAGCCGGCTGCTGGACGAAATCAACGGCAAACACGGCAATTACGCGCTGTATTTCGGCGGCATGCATGTCGCGGTGGAAAAAGATGCGGCCCCGATGCGGATCCCGTTCCAGCATGTGCCGGATACCCGGCTGGAAGGGGATCGTTGGGAGCAGCGCAGCCGTACCAAGCCGGTAACAGGTCCGCGTAGCAGCGAAGAATCCGTCGACCCGCTCTACCTGCAGCGGGAAAACCAGTTCAAGGTCCTGGCCGAAAGCCACCACCGACGCAAGCAGGAGGCGAAAGCATCGGGTTCCGCCTATCGGTCAGCCGGAACCGGCGGCTGGAATCGGACATCCCACGCGGCAGAAGCCACTCCAAAACCTGGGGAAACGCTGTCCCTGTTTTGA